The stretch of DNA CGAAAAGAAGCTCAGCAGCAACAATGCCTCCATGTCGCTCGCTCAGGTGCCTAACGGTTCTTACCTGGTCGTGATCACTCAGGGCATCAAGCAGCTGAACGTTCGCTGGAACAAGACCAAGTAATTACAGCCCGCAAGGGCTTTCCCTTAGAATTAGAAGAAGCTGGGCAACCGCCCGGCTTCTTCTGTTTTATAGCCCGTCCAAGCGCCAATCGCAAGTCCAAAGGGAGCAAACAAGCTTGTGCAGCAACAAGCCCTACACGGGCATTCCAGCAACATTCTGATAGGTTGCGACACCGTACTGCGGCACAATAGCAGCATATGGCAAAGGCACGGATACTGCAGCACAGCCCTGCAACACCATAGCAACATTCAAGCAGGTTGTGGCAGGATTATCGGCCCATGACAGGTTAAGGCAGATATCTGCGGCAGGCAAGCATTAAGACATGGAACCTGCGCAAGCCTGGTACAATAAGACGATTTGCAACTCGGCGCCTGTGGTTGGCCAGCGCGACACCATAGCACGGGCATATGGACGGCCTGCTGCACGAGCGCAGCAGTATATGCAAAAAAAATCCCCGCCTTCTATGAAGACGGGGACTAAATTCTAGCAGAGAATTGCTAGCCCTGAGCTATTGAGCTTGGCAATTACTTCTTCTTCGGCTTGTAGTTGACTTCAGGACGGAGCTGCAAGCCTATCGTCACCAGGAGGGAGACAATCGGTTCGTGGTGGTCTTGGGAGAGGTCGTAGACCGCAACGCCAGCCATGCCATCGCTCTTGACCTGCTGAGCCACAGCCTTCACAGACGGAATGCCCATGAACACGATGGTTTCTGCATCGCTCACGGCCACTTCGGACTTGGAAGAAGCATCAAAGGTCACCTTGTATTCCGGAGAATCAAACTTGCCCATGAGTTCGGCGTAGGACACGTAACCTTCATTACCGCTACCCGTACCCTGGTGAGAAGTGCCGAGGCCCTTAGCACCGCTCCAGGTCTTGCCATAGAGGAAGATTACCGGCACGAGCAAGTCGCCGTTCACGCCAGCGCCCTTCACAGCGTCCAAGGTTTCTTCGACAGATTTGGCACTCTGGTTCGGAACCACAGAGGAATTGTCTTCGGTCATCTGGTCTGCCATGAACACGTCCACATAAGCGAGGCGGTTCAGAGCGTCAGCCTTGTAGGCATCCATACCGGCAGCCGGATAAATCACGGCGGTCACCGTAGAGCCCGAAAGGCCATCGACCAAGGCGTTCAGCAACTTGGCATAATCTTCGGCATCTTCAGCCGTGAGGTTCTGCCAGTCCACTTCCACGCCGTCGCCGCCGTTTGCAGAAAGCCAGCTAGAGACATTCGAAACGAACGTCGGCAAAAGTTCTTCGGAAGAAGCGATTGCCTTCAAGTTTCCTTCGTTTTCGATACCGCCCACAGAAACAATCAACTTCACGTTGTTGTCCTTGGACATCTGTACAAGCGTCTTGAAGTTTTCTGCATCGTTTTCGTCAGCAAAGGCGACAGAGCCGTCTTCACCGGCAGCGAGGCCGACATAGTGAATGTCGGTCACAAAGTTATAGCGGATATCCTTCGGATAGAACTGGGAATACTGGCTCCAGTAGGGGTAGAAACCCACCACCTTGTCAGCAGCTGCCTGGGCTGTAACAGCAGCACCAAGTGCAAGAGTCAAAAGAATCGATTTCATATTCATAATTACACCTCGCCCTATTTAATTTCCCTAGCAACGCCGTTGTCGTCGCAATAGAGCTTTGTAACAGGATACGTTTCAGTAATCACCGGATTGGTCTTTTCAGCTTCAGAGCACGGACGGTATGCCCAACCATGAGCCTTACCATACATCACATACTGGTAGCTGATTGCAAAAGTATCAAGCGGAATAGCCTTCAACCTTTCAAGGTCATTGGCACCGTCACAGAAGTTCAAAGCATTCAGAACCTTCCAGTGATCTGCAGAAATACCACCCTTAATGTTGAGCTTCTCGGTCTTGACGGAGGTGACAATCGTCATGGTGTCGGCCTTGCTGACCTTCATGAGGAAGTTGGTCGGTTCGAGAACCACATCCACGGCATTTTCTTCAGCGCAGGTCGTAGAATCGCAGCTGGTGAAGCCATGCAATGCCTTAACCTTGCCGGCTTCATCGTATTCGATGGAACCGACAACCTTAGTGGTATCGCAAATCTTTGCCTTCTTCACGGCAACGCATTCACCGGCCTTCACCTTCACGGCAATGATAACCTGCTTCAACATGCTCTTGTCAACGCTATCCTTGACCGTCAGAGAAAGGGTATCGACCTTCGTCAGGACAGTGGTAGAATCCTTGACCTTGTCGGTCCAGTCATCAGCCCAATCATCTGCCGTATAGCCACCCAACTGCGGGTCAAGCAAGATTGCCTTAAGCGTTTCGAGCTTTACAGCATCGATACTGTCGGTCTTTGCACCGGTATTCGGGTCAAGCACGTAGTAGTTCTGGAAAGCCGTTGCATCATTGGTAGAATCCGTCACAAACGTGGCACTACCGGCAGCAACGGCGTTGGCAGAAGCATTTGCATTGTAAGCAGCAACGTATTCCTTCACCTGAATACGCACGAGCTCCGGATGAACCTGCATATAGCCGGCGTCAGTGAAATCGCTCGGGAAGTTTTCTGCCAAAGCTTCATTCTCGTCAATAGCCATAGAAGAGCAGGCAACCAAAGCGGCGGAGGCAGCAACAGAGAGTAAAATCTTAAAGTTTTTCATCGCGATACCTCTTAGAAGTTCACCGTCACGTCGGCGATGATAACGTTCTTGTCAATAGAAAGTTCTTGGCTTGCAGGAGCACCAGTCATAAGATCAACACCCTGGAACGTGACCTTGTCCGTCAGCATACCGTACTGGACAGAAAGGTAGGAGTTCGGGGAAATCTTGAGTCGAGGACCAACCAGAAGCAAGGATTCTTCGGCCTTGTTGATGGAGGCAAATTCAGACACCGGGAGGGCGATTCCGAATTCGCGGGTAGCCATCTGGTAACCGGCCAAGAGAGCGAGAGGACCGATAACGTCCACGTTCAAGCCAGCCATGATGCGGTCGTTCTTACGCTGGAAACCCTTGTCTTCTTCGCTGTGATCGTAGGAACCCTGAATCTTGATCTTGCGGTCAAGACCGGCAAGGCGGCCCACATCCACGCCGAGGCCTGCGCCATAACGCGTATACTTGATTTCTTCAACTTCGGAAGAGACCGTCGAAATCATGCCGAAGATGGCGTTCAGTTCAACAGCGCTATTCCAGTTGAGGTCAAGGTTCACATTCAAGCCCTTGCGGTCAGGAGTTGCAACGCCCATGGGGAGAGCCATGTCGTTTGCCGGGTCCAGCAAGAACATTGCCTTGTCCTGTTCAGCAAGTTCAAGACGCTTCAGCACGTCGGCATTGTAACCGTTACGGTAGAAGTGAGAGTTCTTGTAGTTGTTGAACAAGCGGGAATACATCAGGTTAGATTCTTCGCTGTCGGTCAAGACGTTCTTGGAATAAGACGTCATGAGGTTCGTTGCCTGCAGCGGATTGGAATTGTAGATGCTGAAGTACATGTTTTCGAGGCTAGCGATACCGAATTCGTCGACCAGGCTAGTGTAGTTAGCATCCTTGAACATGGCGTTTGCATTCAGCACCGTAGCGGAGCCGCGGTAAGCCGGGCTAGAAGCCATTTCACTCCAGAACTTTTCTTCGTTCTGCAAATACATCACCTTGAGGGCGCCCTCGATGCCGGCGACGTTCACATTCACGAAGGGTTCGACATAGAACGCTACGCCACCTTCATCTGCAATCACTTCTTCGTTCCTGTTGATGTCTTCACCAACAGTCACCTTCTGGAGGTATGCAAAAGAGGTGTCCGTCATGTTCTTGATGGACTGATCCATCTTGCTGTTGTATTCCACCAAGGAGTACTGGTCCTTAGTCACATGAATATTGTAGTCGCGTTCGAGATTCCACCAGCTCTTTGCGAATTCGCCGTTCAAACCGAACGAAACCGGAAGGCTAGACAACAATTCCTTGGAATCGAAACCGAGTTCAGCAGAGAAGACGGCGTTGTCTTCGTAGTAAACCGTATCGGTGTTTGCGATTGCGCGAGAACGACGGCTCTTTACGCGGTCAAACACGTCGGTATAGTTCACGCCCAAGTGTGCGCCATAGGCATCGGCACCGAGACGCAGACCGTAGAAGTAGCGGTCCGAGAAATCGAAATCGAAGAACACCTGGTCAGTCTTCTTGGCAGCGTTACGCATGCGGGCACCGGTCACCTGAGCATGAATGTCGCTCAAGGGGCCAACATTGCCGCTATGGAAGTCAGCGTTCAAACCATGCATCAGGCGATTGGTCGTCGTATCGAGGTTACGCATAGCCAAGGCTTCAACACGCTTCTGGGCAAAGATTTCAGGTTCCTGGAGCAGCTTCTGCTGCGGAGTGTACAAGGTGTAAGGCGTAAAGCCTACGCGCATGTAACCCAAGTTAAAGTCCAAGTGCTTGTTCAGGATCGAGCCATCATAGCTGAACCAGTGACCGAGCACCGGGTTGTTGTTTTCGTCATAGGCGCTCTGCCAGTCCTTATGAAGGCGGAGTTCCAAGTGAATCTGGGTTTCAGAGCTCGGACGTGCCGTGAGCACCAAGTTAGCGTCTGTATAACCCTGGTTTTCCTGAGTCGGGGAATCGTCGCTAAACTGGTCGGACTTAGCCATAGAGGTAAGGCCACCAGCCTTGATAGATCCGTTGAGTTTAAGTCCCAAGACAGCGGCATTCAGAGAATCCAACTTGTGCAACAAGGACGACTGCTGAGCTTCAACACTTTCACCTTCAGCGAAAGCAGTTGCAGCAGAGAACAGAACGGCAGAAGCGAGACCGAAAGAAATTTTCTTATTCAAAATCATATTCATTCCCTCCCATTAAAATTCCACGTTAAGGGAAGCTTCAAGAATCATCTGAGAGAACTTATGCTTGTAAGTCATCGTCTGGTCCTTAGTCACATCGTAGTAGTCAGGCAGATTCACAGCACCTTCGGCAGAACCTGCTGCCACAACAGCTGCAGTGTTGTAGTCGTTTTCGACATTCATCATGCCGAAGTTGACTGCGAGCCATGCATGCGTTTCGATGTTGTAATCGAGGCCAACCATCCACTGCATCTGCTTACCCTTCATAAGAGGAGCGAGAGCGGAGTATGCATTCCTGATATTTTCGTATTCGGTGTTGATCATCTGGAAGCCAGCGTTCACACCCAGGCGCGGCAAGTACTGCACATAGAGGCCTGCGTTAATGAAGTCAGACTTGAGGCTGGTCGAAACATCGATAAGTCCCAGGGCAGCCCAACCGTCACTATCCATGGTGCGTTCGGAATGCTTGTAAGAACCGGAAATTTCGAGAGGCTTGGTAAAGCCGATCAACTTGAAGATGTCGACCTTAGCACCACCACCGAATTCCATGTACTGGGCAGCCTTGTAGTTATAAACGCCGACATTGCCCATGTAGTCGTTCGTAATCAGGCTAAGCGGTTTCACCTGGTTGAAGAAGGAGAAGAGACCCTGAACTTCGGCAAAGTCCTTGATGTTAGCGATCAGGTTTGCGCGGGCACCCATGCGGTTTGCAGTAGCAAGGCCGTTCGGGAGAGACATCTGGAGAGCCGGATCAGAGAGCGTTTCGAGAAGCGCCAGCTGATTGCGGGTAAAGACGTTGGTCGTCCAGGAGTTCTTGTTATAGTTAGCAATGCTGTAGCTGTTCATGTCACTGCCCTTGAAAGCATTGTCGTCGGTACCAAGGGTCGTTGCTACCGGGCTAAACTTGGGCGTGAAATTGTAGAGAGCGTCGAAAGAGGAATACAGCGGAGAATTTACGCCGTACTTGACAGTCTGACCATCCTTATCGGAATTCTGGATGCGCTGGGCAAAGAACTTCGGCGACTGGGCAAGGTTGTTGAACCAGTTGCTGTCGTTTCTGATGAAGTCCACAGCGAGGCGAACACCGAAGTCATCGGTCTTGTAACCCACGTTGGCATTCACGAGGACGGCCATACCCTGCAGGTTTTCCTTGGTGAATCCAGTCTGTTCGAGATAGGGCTGATCGTCTTCGTTCAAAGCGAGATTGCCAGTCATGTTGCCGGCTTCGTCGTATTCGAGAGCCCAAGCGGTATCGGCCTTGTAGACATCATCCTTGGACATGGCAACTTCACCCGTAATGTCGAGGATCAGGTTGCTGTTGTTGATCAAGGAACCTACATCGGCACCCAAACGGCCGCTCACGACCAAGGTCTTCTGCGGATTCAGTTCAAACGGGTTGATATCCTGTCTTTCGTATTCGGTCGTATAGATGTAACCCGGATGGCGATAGGTGTAAGAGTAGCTGTCTTCGTTATCGAAGATGTACATCGGAGTTACACCCACATAGAGCGTCTTGTGGAGCGGGAGCCATTCAAAGTTACCCGCGAGCACGAACTTATCCATGTTAGAAGCCTGGGAAGCACCCATCACCGAGTCACGCGGCAAGATGTTACCTTCGGCACCCGTGAGGTCGAGAACCACATTGCGGTTCAGGCGAGCAAACATCGCTTCGGCACGGAGCTCACCAACCGTTTCGCCCATATCGGTACGGAACTGGAGGTTTGCACCCTGAAGGTTGCGCTGGTTACCTTCGATGAACTGTTCATGTTCAGCCATGTAACGCTTGCGGGCAAAGACCTGCGCTTCGTACATGATGTCGATACCGGGGAGGAAAAGAGTCAGCGGAGAGTACTGCTGCCTAAAGTCACCCACGACCCAGTAGAAGGAATTGCCAATGTTGCCTTCGACATTGAGCCAAGGCACAGAGACCGACTTCGCAGCAGAGGCGAAGTATTCCTGCATACCGGCGGAAAGACGGACCATTGCATTTGCGCGGACGTTTTCCCAAGGACGGAAGCCGAAGTTAATGTCGGCCGTAACGAATTCGTCCTTTTCGACACTCGGCATCTTGTTGATACCGGTCGGATCGTTGTCGGTATCGAACCTGGATGTCTGGGCGACAGCACGAATGGCACCCGTGATTTCAACACCGCGCTTTGCGTTGACGGAATCAACCTTGCTTTCAAGCAGTTCCTGGTTTTCTACAACCGATGCTGCAGAAGCAGCCATAGAGGCGGCAAGGATTGCGGCAAAAGTCTTTTTCATATTCATAATCTTTTTCATGTTCAGCACCCCCTATTAGAACCAAGCCTTGGCTTCGGCTGAAATGTAGTGGGAATGCCAGTCATTTTTAGAAATCGCTTCGTCGGAGTGAGTCATCCACTTATAGCGTACGTGCAGACCGGCGCGGTCGGCGAAGTCCCAGTCAAAACCAGCACCGAGTGCGGTTTCGACGTAGTTGATCGGGGCCTTTTCGTAATACTGCGTGCCATAAGCCTGAGCCTTGTACAGATCCGAAGTCTTGCTGACGTTAGGCGTGATAGTCTTGGTGATGTAGGCGTTTTCGGCGCGGAAGGTTTCGAGGCCGAGGATACCCAACACGTGGAAGCTCGGCGTCACAGCGATAGCCGGTTCAAACTGACCGTAGAAGCTCCACATGAGCATGTCGGTTTGCTTTTCGCTGTAAGCAATCGGGGCGATCGTAGTAGAAAGAC from uncultured Fibrobacter sp. encodes:
- a CDS encoding glycoside hydrolase family 18 protein yields the protein MNMKSILLTLALGAAVTAQAAADKVVGFYPYWSQYSQFYPKDIRYNFVTDIHYVGLAAGEDGSVAFADENDAENFKTLVQMSKDNNVKLIVSVGGIENEGNLKAIASSEELLPTFVSNVSSWLSANGGDGVEVDWQNLTAEDAEDYAKLLNALVDGLSGSTVTAVIYPAAGMDAYKADALNRLAYVDVFMADQMTEDNSSVVPNQSAKSVEETLDAVKGAGVNGDLLVPVIFLYGKTWSGAKGLGTSHQGTGSGNEGYVSYAELMGKFDSPEYKVTFDASSKSEVAVSDAETIVFMGIPSVKAVAQQVKSDGMAGVAVYDLSQDHHEPIVSLLVTIGLQLRPEVNYKPKKK